A section of the Thermus antranikianii DSM 12462 genome encodes:
- a CDS encoding Uma2 family endonuclease, translating to MVQPRRFTREEYHRLLEAGVIQEDERVELIEGTVVEMGPIGNQHTAVVKRLNALFHQTLAGQALVGVQGPIRLSPLSEPQPDLVLLRPRPDFYAQDHPGPEDIVLLVEVAEASLGYDRQVKLPLYAQAGIPEVWLVNLGERRVEVYRNPLGGGYQEMRELGPEDTLSPMAFPQVALKVRELLP from the coding sequence ATGGTCCAGCCCCGGCGCTTCACCCGCGAGGAGTACCACCGCCTCCTGGAAGCCGGCGTGATTCAGGAGGACGAACGGGTGGAGCTCATAGAAGGTACCGTGGTGGAGATGGGCCCCATAGGAAACCAGCATACGGCCGTGGTGAAAAGGCTCAACGCCCTCTTCCACCAAACCCTAGCCGGCCAGGCCCTGGTGGGAGTACAGGGCCCCATTCGGCTTTCCCCCCTCTCCGAACCCCAGCCCGACCTGGTTCTCCTAAGGCCCCGCCCCGACTTCTACGCCCAGGACCACCCCGGTCCGGAGGACATTGTTCTTCTAGTGGAGGTGGCCGAGGCTTCCCTAGGCTATGACCGCCAGGTAAAACTTCCCCTGTATGCCCAGGCAGGGATTCCTGAGGTGTGGCTGGTGAACCTCGGGGAAAGGAGGGTAGAGGTTTATCGGAATCCCCTGGGAGGGGGCTACCAGGAGATGCGGGAGCTAGGCCCTGAGGATACCCTATCCCCCATGGCCTTCCCCCAGGTTGCCCTGAAGGTAAGGGAGCTTCTGCCTTGA
- a CDS encoding phosphoribosylanthranilate isomerase, with product MRIKICGITRLEDALLAEALGAFAVGFVFAPGSRRRVDLEVARTISEALGPFVVRVGVFQNQGPEEVLRLAEQARLQVVQLHGQEPPEWAEAIGKHFPVIKAFPLTGPADPGWAQYPAGALLLDGKAPGSGQTYPRDWAKPLLQTGKRIILAGGITPENLEEVLALRPYAIDLASGVERAPGIKDETKLKALFAKGRVWNPGV from the coding sequence ATCCGCATCAAGATCTGCGGCATCACCCGGCTGGAGGACGCCCTTCTGGCGGAAGCCCTGGGAGCCTTCGCCGTGGGATTCGTCTTTGCGCCGGGCTCCAGAAGGCGGGTAGATCTCGAGGTGGCCCGGACCATCTCGGAGGCTTTGGGTCCCTTTGTGGTTCGGGTGGGGGTCTTCCAGAACCAAGGCCCCGAGGAGGTGCTGAGGCTTGCGGAACAGGCCAGGCTCCAGGTGGTCCAGCTCCATGGCCAGGAGCCCCCGGAGTGGGCGGAGGCCATCGGCAAGCACTTTCCCGTCATCAAGGCCTTTCCCCTAACCGGTCCTGCGGATCCCGGCTGGGCCCAGTACCCCGCAGGCGCCCTTCTGCTGGACGGCAAGGCTCCAGGAAGCGGCCAAACCTACCCCAGGGACTGGGCCAAGCCCCTTTTGCAAACGGGAAAGCGCATCATCCTGGCCGGTGGGATAACCCCCGAAAACCTGGAGGAGGTTCTGGCCCTGAGGCCCTACGCCATCGACCTGGCCAGCGGGGTGGAAAGGGCCCCGGGGATAAAGGACGAGACCAAGCTAAAAGCCCTTTTCGCTAAGGGAAGGGTCTGGAATCCCGGCGTATGA
- a CDS encoding inositol monophosphatase family protein: protein MIGRKHPYFPYLEAMLEAAHLAKGIHAYYQAKGFTHGTKSGPTDLVTQADRESEEAIKELLLSRFPEAGFLGEEGGSEGDKALRFIVDPLDGTVNYAHGFPFYGVSLALEVEGKIQVGVVLDTSRDEAFYAVRGEGAFLNGRPIRVTERKELLGSLLATGFPYDVAKDPENLTYFHRALSRGLLVRRPGAAALDLVYVAAGRLEGFWEVKLNPWDVAAGWLIVEEAGGKVTDLEGRPYRLGHRYIVATNGHIHEALIQTLLAQG, encoded by the coding sequence GTGATTGGCAGGAAGCATCCCTACTTCCCCTACCTCGAGGCCATGCTGGAAGCCGCCCACCTGGCCAAGGGCATCCACGCCTATTACCAGGCCAAGGGCTTCACCCACGGAACCAAGTCCGGCCCCACCGACCTGGTTACCCAGGCGGACCGGGAGTCGGAGGAAGCCATCAAGGAACTTCTCCTCTCCCGCTTCCCCGAGGCGGGCTTCTTGGGGGAAGAGGGGGGAAGCGAGGGGGACAAGGCCCTCCGCTTCATCGTGGACCCCTTGGACGGCACCGTGAACTACGCCCATGGCTTTCCCTTCTATGGGGTTTCCCTTGCCCTCGAGGTGGAAGGGAAGATCCAGGTGGGGGTGGTGCTGGACACCAGCCGGGACGAGGCCTTTTACGCGGTACGGGGGGAAGGCGCCTTCCTAAACGGCCGGCCCATCCGGGTCACGGAGCGGAAGGAGCTTTTGGGAAGCCTCCTCGCCACGGGGTTTCCCTACGATGTGGCCAAGGACCCGGAAAACCTCACCTACTTTCACCGGGCCCTGTCCAGGGGACTCCTGGTGCGCCGGCCGGGGGCGGCGGCCTTGGACCTGGTGTATGTGGCCGCCGGGAGGCTGGAGGGCTTCTGGGAGGTGAAGCTGAACCCCTGGGACGTGGCCGCAGGCTGGCTCATCGTGGAGGAGGCGGGGGGCAAGGTCACCGACCTGGAAGGAAGGCCCTACCGCCTTGGGCACCGCTACATCGTGGCCACCAACGGCCACATCCATGAGGCCCTCATCCAGACCCTCCTGGCCCAGGGCTAG
- a CDS encoding flavin reductase family protein, which produces MDLEVKKKVLRSFTYGLYILTARDGEDYAAGTVNWVTQASFTPPLVALGVKRDSRLHELIQRTGRLALMTLAQDQKQIAQDFFKPTVREGSTLNGHPFEPSPTFGLPLLTELPYWLEAEVRHIYEGGDHSVVVAEVVEAGVRQEAKPLIMWDTGWFYGG; this is translated from the coding sequence ATGGACCTCGAGGTCAAGAAGAAAGTCCTGCGGAGCTTCACCTATGGCCTTTACATCCTGACGGCCAGGGACGGGGAGGACTACGCCGCCGGCACCGTGAACTGGGTGACCCAGGCCTCCTTCACCCCTCCCCTCGTCGCCCTGGGGGTTAAGCGGGATAGCCGCCTGCATGAGCTTATCCAGCGCACGGGCAGGCTGGCCCTCATGACCCTGGCCCAGGACCAGAAGCAGATCGCCCAGGACTTCTTCAAACCCACGGTGCGGGAAGGGAGCACCCTGAACGGCCATCCCTTTGAACCCTCCCCCACCTTTGGCCTTCCCCTCCTCACCGAGCTTCCCTACTGGCTCGAGGCCGAGGTGCGCCACATCTACGAGGGCGGGGACCACAGCGTGGTGGTGGCTGAGGTGGTGGAGGCCGGGGTGAGGCAGGAGGCCAAGCCCCTCATCATGTGGGACACGGGCTGGTTCTACGGGGGCTAG
- a CDS encoding Mov34/MPN/PAD-1 family protein, producing MSQVLYVPRRLLEETRTHLQKEAPREGVGLWAGRREVERVIPLPNAHPEPLVGYLAEPLALLRALKEMEREGLALLAIYHSHPRGPAFPSPTDIREARWRVPYVIFGTDGVRAFLLPEGLEVPVALLP from the coding sequence TTGTCCCAAGTGCTCTACGTGCCCAGGAGGCTTTTGGAGGAAACCCGCACCCACCTCCAAAAGGAGGCGCCCAGGGAAGGGGTGGGGCTTTGGGCGGGGAGGCGGGAGGTGGAGAGGGTGATTCCCCTGCCCAACGCCCATCCCGAGCCTCTGGTGGGATATCTGGCCGAGCCCTTGGCCCTGCTTCGGGCCCTAAAGGAGATGGAAAGGGAGGGTCTAGCCCTCCTGGCCATCTACCACTCCCATCCTCGGGGGCCTGCCTTCCCCAGCCCCACCGATATCCGCGAGGCCCGCTGGCGGGTGCCCTATGTCATCTTCGGCACCGATGGGGTCAGGGCTTTCCTTCTACCGGAAGGGCTGGAGGTACCCGTGGCCTTGCTGCCCTAG
- a CDS encoding elongation factor G: MIPGTSPIRTVALVGHAGSGKTTLTEALLFRTGAKERMGRVEDGTTTTDYTPEAKLHRTTVRTGVAPLKYKDHRIFLLDAPGYGDFVGEIRGALEAADAVLVAVSAENGVQVGTERAWTVAERLALPRMVVVTKLDKGGDYYALLEDLRATLGHILPIDLPLFEGGRWVGLIDVFHGKAYRYENGQEVEVPVPEEERERAERFRQEVLEAIVETDEALLEKYLEGEEVTGEALEKAFHEAVRQGLLYPVALASGTEGIGVLPLLDLILEALPSPEERFGEGPALAKVFKVQVDPFMGQVAYVRLYRGRLKPGDTLQSEAGAIRLPHLYVPMGKDLLEVEEAEGGYILGLPKAENLHRGMVLWQGERPESEAVPFARLPEPNVPVAIRPKGRTDEAKLGEALRKLLEEDPSLKLERQEETGEFLLWGHGELHLTTAKERLADYGVEVEFSVPKVPYRETIRKVAEGQGKYKKQTGGHGQYGDVWLRLEPAPEYSFEWRITGGVIPSKYQEAIEEGILEAAKKGVLAGYPVMGFKAIVYNGSYHEVDSSDLAFQIAASMAFKKVMELASPVLLEPIYQIKVIAPQERVGDILSDLQARRGRILGMEQEGALAAVRAEVPLAEVLEYYKALPSLTGGAGAYTLEFSHYAEVPPHLAQKIVQERKSAEET; encoded by the coding sequence ATGATCCCAGGAACCTCTCCCATCCGAACCGTGGCCCTGGTGGGCCATGCGGGAAGCGGCAAAACCACCTTGACCGAGGCCCTGCTTTTCCGAACCGGGGCCAAGGAACGCATGGGCCGGGTGGAGGACGGCACCACCACCACCGACTACACCCCCGAGGCCAAGCTCCACCGCACCACGGTGCGCACCGGGGTGGCCCCCCTGAAGTACAAGGACCACCGCATCTTCCTCCTGGACGCCCCCGGCTACGGGGATTTCGTGGGGGAGATCAGGGGGGCTTTGGAGGCCGCCGACGCCGTCTTGGTGGCCGTATCCGCGGAAAACGGGGTGCAGGTGGGCACGGAAAGGGCCTGGACCGTGGCCGAGCGGCTTGCTCTTCCCCGCATGGTGGTGGTCACCAAGCTGGACAAGGGCGGGGACTACTACGCCCTTCTGGAGGACCTCCGGGCCACCCTGGGGCACATCCTGCCCATCGACCTGCCCCTTTTCGAAGGCGGGCGCTGGGTTGGGCTCATAGACGTCTTCCACGGCAAGGCTTACCGGTACGAGAACGGGCAGGAGGTGGAGGTCCCCGTGCCCGAGGAGGAGCGGGAGCGGGCCGAGCGCTTCCGTCAGGAGGTCCTCGAGGCCATCGTGGAAACCGACGAAGCCCTTCTGGAAAAGTACCTGGAGGGGGAAGAGGTGACCGGGGAGGCCCTGGAAAAAGCCTTCCACGAGGCGGTGCGCCAGGGCCTCCTCTACCCGGTGGCCCTGGCCTCGGGCACGGAAGGCATCGGGGTCCTGCCCCTCTTGGACCTGATCCTGGAGGCCCTCCCTTCCCCGGAGGAACGCTTTGGGGAAGGTCCCGCCCTGGCCAAGGTCTTCAAGGTGCAGGTGGACCCCTTCATGGGCCAGGTGGCCTACGTGCGCCTTTACCGGGGCAGGCTGAAGCCAGGGGATACCCTCCAAAGCGAAGCGGGCGCCATCCGCCTACCCCACCTCTATGTGCCCATGGGCAAGGACCTCCTGGAGGTGGAGGAGGCGGAAGGAGGCTATATCCTGGGCCTTCCCAAGGCGGAAAACCTCCACCGGGGCATGGTGCTCTGGCAGGGGGAACGGCCGGAAAGCGAGGCGGTACCCTTCGCCCGCCTGCCCGAGCCCAACGTGCCCGTGGCCATCCGGCCCAAGGGCAGGACCGACGAGGCCAAGCTGGGGGAGGCCCTGAGGAAGCTTCTGGAGGAGGACCCAAGCCTCAAGCTGGAGCGCCAGGAGGAGACGGGAGAGTTCCTGCTTTGGGGACACGGGGAGCTTCACCTCACCACCGCCAAGGAGCGCCTGGCCGACTACGGGGTGGAGGTGGAGTTCTCCGTGCCCAAGGTCCCCTACCGGGAAACCATCCGCAAGGTGGCCGAGGGACAGGGCAAGTACAAGAAGCAGACCGGGGGGCACGGCCAGTACGGGGATGTGTGGCTGAGGCTGGAACCCGCCCCCGAGTACAGCTTTGAATGGCGCATCACCGGGGGGGTGATCCCCAGCAAGTACCAGGAGGCCATTGAGGAGGGGATCCTCGAGGCGGCCAAAAAGGGGGTCCTGGCGGGCTATCCGGTGATGGGCTTCAAGGCCATCGTCTATAACGGCTCCTACCACGAGGTGGACTCCTCGGACCTCGCCTTCCAGATCGCCGCCAGCATGGCCTTCAAGAAGGTGATGGAGCTGGCAAGCCCGGTTCTTCTGGAGCCCATCTACCAGATCAAGGTGATCGCCCCCCAGGAGCGGGTGGGGGATATCCTCTCCGACCTCCAGGCCAGGCGGGGACGCATCCTGGGCATGGAGCAGGAAGGGGCCCTGGCGGCGGTGCGGGCCGAGGTGCCCCTGGCGGAGGTTTTGGAGTACTACAAGGCCCTGCCCAGCCTCACCGGGGGGGCAGGGGCCTACACCCTGGAGTTCAGCCACTACGCGGAGGTACCCCCTCACCTAGCGCAGAAGATCGTGCAGGAGCGCAAGAGCGCTGAGGAAACCTAA
- a CDS encoding AAA family ATPase: MAETPLQALARLREALQEVLFGQEEAIEALLATLLARGHALLEGVPGLGKTLLAESFAKGSGLSYKRIQFTPDLLPQDLTGSEVFREGRFEFVKGPLFAQVVLADEINRAPPKVQSALLEAMQERAVTAGGVRYPLPEPFFVVATQNPLELEGTYPLPEAQLDRFTAKIPFRPPRREVWLRILTEEPRIPEPLGVDFPKAQEEVRGIRVAREALEAITHVAFLTQEDRRLRMGLSPRGAKAWLALARALAYLRAKPLVDWKELRDAAFLALPHRLFLTEEALYEGESAEGILKELLRKGGIP; encoded by the coding sequence ATGGCGGAAACCCCCCTTCAAGCGCTTGCCCGGCTCCGGGAGGCCCTGCAGGAGGTCCTCTTCGGCCAGGAAGAGGCCATAGAGGCCCTTCTGGCCACCCTGCTGGCCCGGGGGCACGCCCTTTTGGAAGGCGTTCCGGGCCTGGGAAAGACCCTCCTGGCGGAAAGCTTCGCCAAGGGAAGCGGCCTGAGCTACAAGCGCATCCAGTTCACCCCCGACCTCCTGCCCCAGGACCTCACGGGAAGCGAGGTGTTTAGGGAGGGGCGGTTTGAGTTCGTGAAAGGCCCCCTCTTCGCCCAGGTGGTCCTGGCGGACGAGATCAACCGGGCCCCGCCCAAGGTGCAGTCGGCCCTCCTCGAGGCCATGCAGGAACGGGCGGTGACCGCAGGAGGGGTGCGCTACCCCCTGCCCGAGCCCTTCTTCGTGGTGGCCACGCAAAACCCTTTAGAGCTTGAGGGCACCTACCCTCTCCCAGAGGCCCAGCTGGACCGCTTCACCGCCAAAATCCCCTTCCGCCCCCCCAGGCGGGAGGTGTGGCTCAGGATCCTCACGGAGGAACCCCGGATTCCCGAACCCTTGGGGGTGGACTTCCCCAAGGCCCAGGAGGAGGTCCGGGGGATTAGGGTGGCCAGGGAGGCCCTCGAGGCCATCACCCACGTGGCCTTTCTCACCCAGGAGGACCGACGCCTACGGATGGGCCTCTCCCCCCGGGGGGCCAAGGCCTGGCTGGCCCTGGCCCGGGCCTTGGCTTACCTTAGGGCCAAGCCCCTGGTGGACTGGAAGGAGCTTAGGGACGCAGCCTTCCTGGCCCTTCCCCACCGGCTTTTCCTCACGGAGGAGGCCCTTTACGAAGGGGAAAGCGCCGAGGGAATCCTGAAGGAGCTTCTCAGGAAGGGGGGCATCCCCTAG
- the ppsA gene encoding phosphoenolpyruvate synthase produces the protein MRWIRFFHEVGLKDVPLVGGKNASLGEMIRELSPLGVKVPGGFATTSEAYWYFLTANGLKEAIAQELKDLDPDDPILLARASRRLRNLILKGEYPEDLEEEIRQAYRTLSQEAGEEALPVAVRSSATAEDLPTASFAGQQESYLYVQGEEDLLLHVKRAMASLFTARAISYRAHMGFDHLKVALSVGVQRMVRADTATSGVIFTLDPDTGHRGFVYITAIYGLGENIVQGRVGPDAYYVHKETLKAGYRALVHKKLGPKELTLAFDPREGRLRNRPTPPYLRNQFALSEDEALLLADWSLKIEEHYSGKRGAPTPMDIEWAKDGPTGELFILQARPETVHSQKTPVLRIHRLLERGEVLAEGLAVGEAIATGRARVLKDPKEMDRFQEGEVLVTETTNPDWEPIMKRAAAIVTERGGRTSHAAIVARELGVPAVVGAVGATRLIPEGEEVTVSCAEGEVGRVYRGALAFEVEEVRPETLPRTRTRILVNVGTPEEALRVSLLPTDGVGLLRMEFVFASHVRIHPLALTRFETLPEKVRRQVEELTEAYPDKRAYFVDTLAQGIGLIAAAFYPRPVLLRFSDFKTNEYARLIGGHLFEPKEENPMLGWRGASRYYHPDYKEGFLLEVAAVKKVREEMGLKNLMVMVPFCRTPEEGARVLEVMAEGGLRRGEEGLEVYVMAEIPSNVLEAEAFAELFDGFSIGSNDLTQLALGLDRDSERVARLFDERRETVKALCAMLIEKAHAKGKKVGICGQAPSDYPEFAAFLVAKGIDSLSLNPDALLRTVKKVAEIEAALDSGA, from the coding sequence ATGCGCTGGATCCGGTTTTTTCACGAGGTGGGCCTGAAGGATGTGCCCTTGGTGGGGGGTAAGAACGCCTCCCTCGGGGAGATGATCCGGGAGCTAAGCCCCCTGGGGGTGAAGGTGCCCGGGGGGTTTGCCACCACCAGCGAGGCCTACTGGTATTTCCTCACGGCCAACGGCCTCAAGGAGGCCATCGCCCAGGAGCTCAAGGACCTGGACCCCGATGACCCCATCCTCCTGGCCCGGGCAAGCCGCCGCCTGAGAAACCTGATCCTGAAGGGGGAATACCCCGAGGACCTGGAGGAGGAGATCCGCCAGGCCTATCGAACGCTTTCCCAGGAAGCCGGGGAGGAAGCCCTCCCTGTAGCCGTGCGCAGCAGCGCCACCGCCGAGGACCTCCCCACCGCCAGCTTCGCCGGGCAACAGGAAAGCTACCTCTACGTGCAAGGGGAGGAGGACCTCCTCCTTCATGTGAAGCGGGCCATGGCCAGCCTCTTCACCGCCCGGGCCATCAGCTACCGGGCCCACATGGGGTTTGACCACCTCAAGGTGGCCCTCTCCGTGGGGGTGCAGCGCATGGTGCGGGCGGACACCGCCACAAGCGGGGTGATCTTCACCCTGGACCCCGACACCGGCCACCGGGGCTTCGTCTACATCACCGCCATCTACGGCCTGGGGGAGAACATCGTCCAAGGGCGGGTGGGACCCGACGCCTACTACGTGCACAAGGAGACCCTCAAAGCTGGCTACCGGGCCCTGGTCCACAAGAAGCTCGGCCCCAAGGAGCTTACCCTGGCCTTTGACCCCAGGGAGGGCCGGCTGAGAAACCGTCCCACCCCTCCTTACCTCCGGAACCAGTTCGCCCTTTCCGAGGATGAGGCCCTCCTCTTGGCCGATTGGTCCCTCAAGATTGAGGAGCATTACAGCGGGAAGCGGGGGGCTCCCACCCCTATGGACATCGAGTGGGCCAAGGACGGGCCCACGGGGGAGCTTTTCATCCTGCAGGCCCGTCCCGAGACCGTGCACTCCCAGAAGACACCGGTGCTTCGCATCCACCGCCTTTTGGAAAGGGGCGAGGTCCTGGCCGAAGGCCTGGCGGTGGGGGAAGCCATCGCCACGGGAAGGGCCCGGGTGCTTAAGGATCCCAAGGAGATGGATCGCTTCCAGGAGGGTGAGGTCCTGGTCACGGAAACCACCAACCCCGATTGGGAGCCCATCATGAAGCGGGCAGCGGCCATCGTCACCGAACGAGGTGGGCGCACCTCCCACGCCGCCATCGTGGCCCGGGAGCTGGGGGTACCGGCGGTGGTGGGGGCGGTGGGGGCCACCCGGCTCATTCCCGAGGGGGAAGAGGTCACGGTCTCCTGCGCTGAGGGGGAGGTGGGGCGCGTCTACCGCGGGGCCCTGGCCTTTGAGGTGGAGGAGGTGCGCCCGGAAACCCTCCCCAGGACCCGCACCCGGATCCTGGTCAACGTAGGTACCCCGGAGGAGGCCCTAAGGGTAAGCCTCCTGCCCACGGACGGGGTGGGGCTATTGCGCATGGAGTTCGTCTTCGCCAGCCACGTGCGCATCCACCCCCTGGCCCTAACCCGCTTCGAAACCCTGCCCGAGAAGGTGCGGCGCCAGGTGGAGGAGCTCACCGAGGCCTACCCCGACAAAAGGGCCTACTTCGTGGATACCCTGGCCCAGGGGATCGGCCTCATCGCCGCGGCCTTTTACCCTAGGCCCGTCCTCCTCCGCTTCTCCGACTTCAAGACCAACGAGTACGCCCGCCTCATCGGGGGGCACCTCTTTGAGCCCAAGGAGGAAAACCCCATGCTGGGCTGGCGGGGGGCGAGCCGCTACTACCACCCCGACTACAAGGAGGGCTTCCTCCTCGAGGTGGCGGCGGTCAAGAAGGTGCGGGAGGAGATGGGCCTCAAGAACCTCATGGTGATGGTGCCCTTCTGCCGCACCCCCGAGGAGGGGGCCAGGGTCCTGGAGGTGATGGCGGAGGGGGGCTTGAGACGGGGAGAGGAAGGCCTCGAGGTCTACGTGATGGCGGAGATCCCCTCCAATGTCCTCGAGGCTGAAGCCTTCGCCGAGCTCTTTGACGGGTTTTCCATCGGCTCCAACGACCTTACCCAGCTGGCTTTAGGTCTGGACCGGGATTCGGAACGGGTGGCCCGGCTCTTCGACGAAAGGCGGGAAACCGTCAAGGCCCTCTGCGCCATGCTCATAGAGAAGGCCCACGCCAAGGGGAAAAAGGTGGGCATCTGCGGCCAGGCCCCTTCCGACTACCCCGAGTTCGCCGCCTTTTTGGTGGCCAAGGGCATCGACTCCCTAAGCCTTAACCCTGACGCTCTCCTGCGCACGGTGAAGAAGGTGGCGGAAATCGAAGCCGCCCTGGACTCTGGTGCCTGA
- a CDS encoding RNA-guided endonuclease InsQ/TnpB family protein — MFPTPPNSTGSGTGGNGRTLPGGPRSPSAPPRRFIWGRGPTEAFRDLEKALRNWRQKRARFPRFKRKKHMDDNTARLTGSIRVFPRHVQLPRIGKVRTKEWTDKLLALLESNKARILSATISREADRWYVSLTCEVERPDPPQREGEPMGIDLGLSAFLVLSDGTRIEAPKPLAKSLRLLRRRSRQLFRKQRGSKNWQKASLRLARLHRRVQNIRRDFLHQVTTWLAKTKPVMVVEDLNVRGLARGPLSRPVADVGWGTFRRMLEYKAGWYGARVIVAPTHFPSTKRCSGCGWVAPRMPLSLRTFRCPWCGLEIDRDLNAALNLRQYGLAVLSGPTGSSPGSDACGDRLCGGTVGNSRSTSTRSLKQEAGTGRLFW, encoded by the coding sequence CTGTTCCCAACGCCGCCCAACTCCACCGGGAGTGGAACCGGTGGAAACGGGAGAACGCTCCCTGGTGGACCCAGGTCTCCAAGTGCGCCCCCCAGGCGGTTCATTTGGGGTAGGGGCCCCACAGAAGCCTTCCGGGACCTGGAGAAGGCCCTGAGGAACTGGAGGCAGAAACGAGCCCGCTTCCCGCGCTTCAAGAGGAAAAAGCACATGGACGACAACACCGCCCGCCTCACGGGCTCCATTCGGGTCTTCCCTAGGCATGTGCAACTCCCCCGCATCGGAAAGGTAAGAACCAAGGAGTGGACGGACAAACTCTTAGCCTTGCTGGAATCCAACAAGGCCCGCATCCTCTCGGCTACGATTTCCCGGGAGGCGGACAGGTGGTATGTGAGCCTCACCTGCGAGGTGGAAAGGCCTGACCCTCCCCAAAGGGAAGGGGAACCCATGGGCATAGACCTGGGCCTCTCCGCCTTCCTGGTCCTCTCCGACGGGACCAGGATAGAGGCACCCAAACCCTTGGCAAAATCCCTGCGCCTCCTTCGCCGCAGGTCCAGGCAACTTTTCCGCAAGCAGAGGGGCTCAAAAAACTGGCAGAAGGCATCCCTGAGGCTTGCCCGGCTTCATCGGAGGGTCCAGAACATCCGCCGGGACTTCCTGCACCAGGTCACCACCTGGCTGGCGAAAACCAAGCCGGTCATGGTGGTGGAAGACCTGAACGTGAGGGGTCTGGCAAGGGGGCCTCTATCCCGCCCCGTGGCCGATGTGGGCTGGGGGACTTTCAGGCGGATGCTGGAGTACAAGGCGGGGTGGTACGGGGCCAGGGTCATCGTTGCTCCAACCCATTTTCCTTCCACCAAGAGGTGCTCAGGGTGCGGATGGGTGGCTCCCAGAATGCCCCTCTCCCTCAGGACCTTCCGGTGTCCGTGGTGTGGGTTGGAGATAGACCGGGACCTGAATGCCGCCTTGAACCTGAGGCAGTACGGGCTGGCCGTCCTAAGCGGCCCTACCGGGAGTTCCCCGGGAAGTGACGCCTGTGGAGATCGGCTCTGCGGCGGAACGGTTGGCAACAGCCGGTCTACGAGCACCCGGTCGTTGAAGCAGGAAGCGGGCACTGGTCGGCTATTTTGGTGA
- a CDS encoding helix-turn-helix domain-containing protein produces MRVTQAFRFELDPNRTARIALAQHVGAARFAYNWGLNLCKKALEEGKAVPNAAQLHREWNRWKRENAPWWTQVSKCAPQAVHLG; encoded by the coding sequence ATGCGGGTAACCCAGGCCTTTCGCTTTGAGCTGGACCCCAACCGCACTGCCCGCATCGCCCTGGCCCAGCACGTGGGCGCCGCCCGCTTCGCCTACAACTGGGGCCTCAACCTCTGCAAGAAGGCCCTGGAAGAGGGCAAGGCTGTTCCCAACGCCGCCCAACTCCACCGGGAGTGGAACCGGTGGAAACGGGAGAACGCTCCCTGGTGGACCCAGGTCTCCAAGTGCGCCCCCCAGGCGGTTCATTTGGGGTAG
- a CDS encoding recombinase family protein, giving the protein MKPSHWARKQGISYLTAWRWFKAGKLPVPARQLPSGTILVEEPNPEGRTVLYARVSSSDQKDDLQRQVQRLEAFAREQGWLEFQVVTEIASCLRKSVCPQDSFADSGKATGLNGKRRKLLRLLRDPGVGRIVVEHRDRLAPFGFEMVEAALMAAGKRVVVVVEEGEVKDDLVRDLLEILLLTQMCLPYGQSNLLTQMCLPYGQSNTSACGRLYGRRSARNRAKRALGHGRSPYLVVMGCG; this is encoded by the coding sequence GTGAAGCCCTCCCACTGGGCCCGCAAGCAAGGGATCAGCTACCTCACCGCCTGGCGGTGGTTTAAGGCGGGTAAGCTCCCCGTGCCCGCCCGGCAACTCCCCAGCGGCACCATCCTGGTGGAGGAACCCAACCCCGAAGGGCGCACGGTGCTTTACGCACGGGTGTCTTCTTCCGACCAAAAGGATGACCTACAGCGCCAGGTGCAGCGCCTGGAGGCCTTCGCCCGGGAGCAGGGCTGGCTGGAGTTCCAGGTGGTGACGGAGATTGCCTCTTGCTTACGCAAATCTGTTTGCCCACAAGATAGCTTCGCTGACTCGGGCAAAGCAACGGGGCTCAATGGGAAGCGCAGAAAACTCCTGCGCCTGCTCCGGGACCCCGGGGTGGGCCGGATCGTGGTGGAGCACCGGGACCGGCTGGCCCCGTTTGGGTTCGAGATGGTGGAGGCAGCTCTCATGGCGGCAGGCAAGCGGGTGGTGGTGGTGGTGGAAGAAGGCGAGGTCAAGGATGACCTGGTGCGGGACCTTCTGGAGATCCTCTTGCTTACGCAAATGTGTTTGCCCTACGGGCAAAGCAACTTGCTTACGCAAATGTGTTTGCCCTACGGGCAAAGCAACACCTCCGCCTGTGGTCGCCTGTACGGACGTCGTTCGGCCCGGAACCGGGCCAAGCGGGCTCTTGGTCACGGGCGAAGCCCGTATCTTGTGGTGATGGGATGCGGGTAA